One region of Rickettsiales bacterium genomic DNA includes:
- a CDS encoding sugar transferase, with amino-acid sequence MNHSHYAYLAFSTLCMKRVMDIVCSLLGSILLLPLVPIIALMVKLDSPGPVFFRQLRIGERCHDHTKLFMVIKFRTMVVDAEREGARWASQNDPRITKVGNFLRKTRLDEVPQLLNVLKGEMSLVGPRPERPGFYQKLEKAIPLYADRTYGIKPGVTGYAQVLQGYDETIEDVRNKVGYDHAYALMLHSTWAAFCADITILWMTISVVVHGRGQ; translated from the coding sequence ATGAACCATTCACATTACGCTTACCTTGCTTTTTCCACTCTTTGTATGAAACGTGTAATGGATATCGTTTGCTCTCTGCTAGGGAGTATATTGCTGCTTCCTTTAGTGCCTATCATTGCTTTGATGGTTAAATTGGACTCACCCGGCCCCGTCTTTTTCCGTCAATTACGCATTGGCGAGCGTTGCCATGATCATACAAAGTTATTCATGGTAATTAAGTTTCGCACGATGGTTGTCGATGCAGAGAGAGAAGGAGCTCGCTGGGCTTCCCAAAATGATCCTCGTATTACCAAAGTGGGAAATTTTCTGCGTAAAACACGGCTTGATGAAGTGCCACAACTGCTCAATGTACTCAAAGGCGAGATGTCTTTGGTTGGTCCTCGTCCAGAGCGTCCAGGCTTCTATCAGAAGCTAGAAAAAGCCATCCCACTTTATGCTGATCGCACCTATGGAATAAAGCCCGGAGTTACAGGATATGCGCAGGTTTTACAAGGGTATGACGAGACAATTGAGGATGTCCGAAACAAGGTTGGATACGACCACGCCTATGCTCTAATGCTACACAGTACATGGGCTGCATTTTGCGCCGATATCACGATTTTATGGATGACAATTAGCGTCGTGGTGCATGGTCGCGGCCAATAA
- a CDS encoding glycosyltransferase family 2 protein, with translation MMMSIICGVIAVISAVLIVYHHLIWPILIVLLARKKADTPSPNSVLEISNLPEICIIIPIYNEAEFIAEKLWNCAMLDYPAQKLRIQLICDGCSDGTTTIARDILKNPLFDRLPIFLEIHKKNRGKQRVVEEAIKGTTESIIVLSDCSALLSIDSLKRIATQFQDERVGVVCATYRLLQPGSLGEKAYWRYQKHIKRAESKLENVLGAHGACYAFRRKLYTPLPPQTINDDFVLPMQIVKQGYRAIYDEEVVAVEMEQAPESFDFHRRIRLSAGNIQQCSLLVDLLHPRYGMTALSFFSGKFLRAIMPYLMIFAFIGSGIAALNTSWSLLLFIPQVLLYALTALSTMLNTTQGKLASLRYLVLGHLAGLIGTWRYFFTPQQLHWQETST, from the coding sequence ATGATGATGAGTATTATATGTGGGGTAATTGCAGTGATTTCTGCTGTGTTGATTGTCTATCACCACCTTATCTGGCCCATACTGATAGTGCTGCTTGCCCGCAAAAAAGCGGATACCCCTTCCCCAAATTCTGTGTTGGAGATATCAAATCTACCGGAGATATGCATCATCATTCCAATCTATAATGAAGCAGAGTTTATCGCTGAAAAACTCTGGAATTGCGCGATGCTGGACTATCCTGCGCAGAAGCTGCGTATCCAGCTGATTTGTGATGGTTGTAGCGATGGCACAACGACTATCGCACGTGATATTCTGAAAAATCCACTCTTTGACCGATTACCCATCTTTCTGGAAATTCATAAGAAGAATAGAGGTAAACAGCGAGTGGTTGAAGAGGCTATAAAGGGCACAACAGAGTCGATCATTGTATTATCTGATTGTTCCGCTTTGCTCTCTATTGATAGTCTGAAGCGCATTGCCACTCAGTTCCAAGATGAGCGTGTTGGGGTCGTTTGCGCTACCTATCGTCTCTTGCAGCCTGGTTCACTCGGAGAAAAGGCTTACTGGCGCTATCAAAAACACATTAAACGTGCCGAAAGCAAATTGGAAAACGTGCTCGGTGCACATGGGGCCTGTTATGCATTTCGCCGCAAGCTCTATACTCCCCTACCCCCACAAACGATCAATGATGATTTCGTTTTACCGATGCAGATTGTAAAGCAGGGCTATCGCGCGATCTACGACGAAGAGGTTGTCGCCGTGGAAATGGAGCAAGCACCGGAGTCTTTCGATTTTCACCGCCGTATTCGTCTGAGCGCCGGTAACATCCAGCAATGTAGTTTGCTGGTAGACCTGCTTCACCCTCGCTACGGTATGACGGCTCTGTCTTTCTTTTCAGGTAAGTTTCTGCGAGCGATCATGCCTTATTTGATGATTTTCGCATTTATAGGCAGCGGTATTGCTGCATTAAACACTTCCTGGAGCTTACTACTCTTTATACCACAGGTGCTGCTTTATGCCCTGACAGCACTCAGTACCATGCTGAACACCACACAGGGAAAACTGGCAAGCCTGCGCTATCTGGTGCTTGGCCACCTCGCCGGGCTGATCGGCACCTGGCGCTATTTCTTTACCCCGCAACAACTTCACTGGCAGGAGACTTCAACATGA
- a CDS encoding glycosyltransferase has translation MDQNSPLPLTVQIVQHLRLGGIEMLALELLRSQNGTHLMHLVSLEGSAEEAFQHWPQLREYADQLTFLEKPPGIHLLTTLKLARFLGRRKVSNVHTHHIGPLLYGGFAARLAGIKTLIHTEHDSWHLHHAPTRRLQKLLLRLLRPKVVADSKHVADELHVFYPFLNSQIIMNGIDTARFIPGDKQKARKMFRLPRKATLIGCAARLEPVKNHVLLLQALRQLPKECHLALAGSGSIEESLKHQATVLDVADQVHFLGHVSDMVSFYQALDLFCLPSLQEGLPLSLLEAQATGVPVIASNVGSCREAIAPEAGTLFTSNDLPGLLDAFKRRLNHTSSTSTRPFILNHFSLERMVSHYQSLCAPKAKEVVS, from the coding sequence ATGGATCAGAACTCACCGTTACCGCTAACCGTACAAATTGTTCAACATCTGCGTCTCGGCGGCATCGAAATGCTAGCGTTAGAGCTCTTACGCAGTCAGAATGGCACACATCTCATGCATCTGGTCAGTCTGGAAGGAAGTGCCGAAGAAGCATTTCAGCATTGGCCACAATTACGCGAATATGCAGATCAGCTCACCTTTCTGGAGAAACCACCAGGAATACACCTACTGACCACTCTCAAGCTGGCCCGGTTCCTAGGTCGACGGAAAGTAAGTAACGTGCATACGCATCATATAGGCCCTCTGCTCTATGGCGGTTTTGCTGCTCGGCTAGCGGGTATTAAAACGCTGATCCACACCGAGCATGATAGTTGGCACTTGCACCATGCACCCACGCGCCGTCTTCAGAAGCTACTGTTACGATTGCTACGTCCGAAGGTCGTAGCCGATAGTAAGCATGTGGCGGATGAACTGCACGTATTTTATCCCTTCCTCAACAGCCAAATCATTATGAATGGTATTGATACGGCACGTTTTATTCCCGGTGATAAACAGAAGGCACGCAAGATGTTTCGCTTGCCTAGAAAAGCGACGTTAATTGGCTGTGCCGCTCGGTTAGAGCCAGTCAAAAATCACGTACTTCTGCTACAAGCACTGCGCCAACTTCCTAAAGAATGCCACCTTGCCCTCGCAGGAAGTGGTAGTATAGAAGAATCACTCAAGCATCAAGCCACGGTGCTAGATGTTGCCGACCAAGTGCATTTCCTTGGGCATGTCAGTGATATGGTTTCTTTCTATCAAGCATTGGACCTGTTTTGCCTTCCTTCGCTACAGGAAGGGCTACCGCTATCGCTGCTGGAAGCACAGGCTACGGGAGTTCCGGTGATTGCCAGTAACGTGGGAAGTTGTCGAGAAGCTATTGCCCCCGAAGCTGGCACACTATTCACTTCGAATGATTTACCTGGACTACTGGATGCCTTTAAGCGGCGCTTAAACCATACCTCATCAACATCAACGCGACCGTTCATTCTGAATCATTTCAGTCTGGAACGAATGGTTTCCCATTACCAATCACTTTGTGCGCCAAAGGCAAAAGAAGTCGTATCATGA
- a CDS encoding glycosyltransferase, with product MTDIIVFGEDYGVHPSSTQHLMNRLAENHRIIWLNSIGLRAPHLKLSDIIRIARKAMTMLTARLKSSPPSTSGDVTPFPVLQPFALPFPNSQSVRTINRFLLTRQLRKLIGYYALQQPVLWTSLPSAVDAICPEMIRTLYYCGDDFSALEGVDHQAIAVMEQELIQQADLVISASESLHSRMPHEKRLYLPHGVDIELFIRPSPCPLELQKTRKRACFYGSIASWVRLDWIAFAAQQLPEWDFILIGNIKADVQVLKKQDNIIFTGPKPHDELVAYASHCDILLMPFADNEQIRHCNPLKLYEYLALGKPIVTTQFPAIEPYQSLLHIADSPEGFVTCLQEALKEGDAGQHQRQQAVQWEDWNQRAEKLEKWL from the coding sequence ATGACTGATATTATCGTATTTGGCGAAGATTACGGCGTGCATCCCAGCTCGACACAGCATCTGATGAACCGGTTAGCCGAAAACCATCGCATCATCTGGTTGAACTCTATCGGATTACGTGCCCCGCATCTGAAATTATCGGATATTATAAGAATAGCCCGCAAAGCCATGACAATGCTGACGGCGCGCCTTAAGTCTTCTCCCCCATCCACATCTGGCGATGTCACGCCATTCCCGGTACTGCAACCTTTCGCTCTACCTTTCCCGAATTCACAGTCAGTACGCACCATTAATCGATTCCTGCTAACACGTCAGTTACGTAAACTAATCGGTTATTACGCTCTACAGCAACCTGTCTTATGGACCTCTTTGCCTTCGGCCGTCGATGCCATTTGCCCAGAAATGATACGTACCCTCTATTATTGCGGCGATGATTTCTCTGCCCTCGAGGGGGTCGACCATCAGGCCATCGCAGTCATGGAGCAAGAATTAATTCAACAGGCTGATCTCGTTATTTCAGCAAGCGAGTCACTGCATTCTCGGATGCCGCACGAGAAACGACTTTATCTGCCGCATGGGGTTGATATTGAGTTATTTATCCGTCCCTCACCTTGTCCTCTAGAGTTACAGAAAACGCGTAAACGTGCCTGTTTCTACGGTTCTATCGCCTCATGGGTACGCCTAGATTGGATTGCTTTCGCCGCACAACAACTACCCGAATGGGATTTTATCCTTATTGGTAACATTAAGGCCGATGTTCAGGTGCTCAAAAAACAGGATAACATCATTTTCACCGGACCCAAGCCACATGATGAATTGGTGGCCTATGCCAGTCATTGCGACATATTATTGATGCCTTTTGCAGATAATGAGCAGATTCGCCACTGCAACCCACTCAAACTTTACGAATATCTGGCACTCGGCAAACCGATTGTGACAACGCAATTTCCTGCCATCGAGCCCTATCAATCCTTGCTGCATATCGCAGACTCGCCGGAAGGTTTCGTTACCTGTCTGCAGGAAGCTCTGAAGGAAGGCGATGCAGGTCAGCACCAAAGACAGCAGGCAGTACAATGGGAAGACTGGAATCAACGTGCAGAAAAACTGGAGAAATGGTTATGA
- a CDS encoding acyltransferase: protein MSIYLLKQWVRTGNDPIAALIYRLARSGIPSIRPLQIMLYHLHVGTRTLWTELVRIFYYTPLFQARLARPCQQLYLYSGLPFIMGSLQIKLGNGCRISGRSTLSGRPASKNPILVVGDNCDIGWQTTIAVGTKVELQDHVRLSGNVFLAGYPGHPLDDEDRAAGLPCTEEQIGDIVLEEGVWLATGVTVLAGVRIGKGSIIGAGSVVTKDIPAGVVAAGVPARIVKEVEND, encoded by the coding sequence CGCTCGCAGTGGCATACCTTCGATCAGACCCCTGCAAATTATGCTCTATCACCTGCATGTAGGAACACGCACCCTATGGACAGAATTGGTCCGCATTTTCTACTACACGCCTTTGTTTCAGGCACGGTTGGCAAGGCCTTGTCAACAGCTCTACCTTTATAGCGGCTTACCTTTTATCATGGGGTCATTACAAATTAAGCTCGGAAACGGATGCCGCATCTCCGGCAGAAGTACACTTTCTGGAAGGCCAGCCAGCAAGAACCCAATTCTGGTCGTTGGTGATAATTGCGATATTGGTTGGCAAACCACGATTGCCGTCGGTACCAAAGTAGAATTGCAAGATCATGTGCGCCTCAGTGGCAATGTATTTCTGGCCGGTTACCCCGGACATCCACTGGATGATGAAGATCGTGCTGCTGGTCTGCCCTGCACAGAAGAACAAATCGGCGATATCGTGCTGGAAGAAGGTGTCTGGCTCGCAACGGGGGTAACGGTTCTGGCCGGTGTTCGTATTGGCAAAGGCAGTATTATCGGTGCTGGAAGCGTCGTGACAAAAGATATTCCAGCTGGCGTGGTTGCTGCCGGTGTTCCCGCTCGTATCGTTAAGGAGGTCGAAAATGACTGA